GCCGCCGTGCACCAGCATCACGCGCACGTTGGCGTGCTGGATGTTCGGGTAGAAGGGCAGGGCGCCATGGACGAAGTCGTTGATGGCCCCCGCCGTCTCCACGCCCGCGAACCCGCCGCCCACCACCACGAAGGTGACGATGGCGTTGCGCTGCCCCGCCGTCACGCAGTCCGCGTCCGCCTCCTCCAGCCGGTCGATGAGGGAGTTGCGCAGGAGCATCGCGTCGCCCAGCGTCTTCATGGTCAGCGAGTGCTCGCGCGGGCCCTGCCTGCCGAAGTAGTTCGTCTCCGAACCCATGGCCAGCACCACGTAGTCGTACGGCACCGCGTGGCTGTGGCCGTCCAGTCCGCCGTGCGCCACCAGGGCCTGCTTCGCCTCCAGGTCCAGCCCGGTGACGTCGCCCTCCACGAACGACAGGCGCGGCAGCAGCTTGCGCAGGGAAATGACGATGGCGCTCGCGTTCAGGTCGCTCGCCGCCACCTCATGGAGCATGGGCGTGAAGAGGAAGTAGTTGTCGCGGCTGACCAGCGTCACCTCCACGTCGTCGCGCCCGCCCAGCCGCCGCTCCAGGTGCAGCGCCGCGTACATCCCCGCGAAGCCCCCGCCCAGGATGAGCACCCGCTTGCGCCGGGCCGGCGTCTCGACGCACATGCCTTCCGGCTGGTTGTCCGCCCCCATGCCCGCCTCCTCACGATGCGAAGAACATCACCCACCAATCTCGGGGCGCTCCGTCGCATCGGCACCTGTCACCAGCGGGGGCCCGCCTCCCCGGCCGCCGGGCGGGCCAGGGACATCAGGGGTGGTTCGGGTGCAGCCGGTGCCGCCACGTCGTGCGCTGGGACGTGTAGCGCGGGTTCTCGAACAGCTTGATGAGCACCATGCCCGCCACGAAGCCGCCGATGTGCGCCCACACCGCGACGCCGCCGGACACGTCCGGCCGGAGCGTCATCAGCTGCGGCAGGCCGGTGATGAGCTGGAGCACGAACCACCACAGCAGCACGCCCCACGCCGGGATGGGGATGACGCGGATGAAGAGGAAGAGGATGAAGAGCATGTTCACCCGCACGCGCGGGTAGAGCACCAGGTACGCGCCCAGCACCCCCGCGATGGCCCCCGACGCGCCCACCGTGGGCACCGGCGACGTGGGGTCCACCGCCACGTGCGCCGCCGCCGCCACCAGCCCGCACACCAGGTAGAAGACGAGGAAGCGCAGCCGCCCCATGCTGTCCTCGATGTTGTTGCCGAAGACCCAGAAGAACAGCACGTTGCCCAGCAGGTGCCCCCAGCTGCCGTGCAGGAACATGGACGTGAGCGGCGTGACGCGGTTGAGGGCGTCGTGGTCCACGACGCAGGCGAGCCCGTCTCCCAGCGGCACCGCCTGGCCCAGCGGCGCGCGTCCCGTGAGCTCCCCCGGCACCAGCCCCAGCTCGCAGATGCTGGTGGCCAGCGTCACCACGTTCAGGCCCGCCCCCTGGAAGAACACCCAGGTGAGGCCCAGGGCCGCCAGCAGCAGGTACGTCATCACCGGGGTGCGCAGGGTCGGGTTGTCGTCGCTGATGGGAATCATGGCTGCCCGCCAGCATGGCCCCGCCGCCGCGCCCGCCGCCACCTCCCGTGCGCGGATGTGCGACGTCTCACGCATCACCGGAGCGTGGCGGGGCTCCTAGGAAATGAAGGTTGCCTGTTGGAGGCAATCCCTTTCACGGACCGTCCGGGACTTGGCTTCAAGGCCGCCCCGGGTGATGTTCCGCAATCGCCTTCCCTTTCATGGAGTCTGGAGCATGAATTCCTTGAAGTCGTCGTCCCGCATCCCGGCGTTGCTCGTGGTGTCCGTCCTCGCCCTGGCCTTCACCGGCTGCGCAGCGCGCCGGCAGCAGGCGTACCTGGAGGACAAGGCCATGACGCACGTCTACCGCAAGCCCATCGCGGAGGTGTGGCCGGAGGCCCTCGCCGTGCTCAAGGAGAAGGGGTTCTCCATGATGAAGGGCCAGGAGGGCTACGAGGGGACGACGGAGTGGCTCATGACGAGCGCGCCGTCCTCCCTGGGCACGTCCTACGCGCGCTACCACGTGCGCGGCACCGAGCGTGGCCCTGGCCAGTGCTCCGTGGAGTTCCGCCGCCAGGACCGCACCGAGTCCCGCGGCGCGGACAACACCGACGGCCGCCCCCAGCAGCAGGGCGAGTCCGTGGTCGGCGCCGGCAACTCCCAGATGAGGCGTGACTCGGAGCTGGAGTGGCAGCTGCTCCAGAAGGTGGACCCCGCCGCCGCCTCCTCCCTCCAGGCCGAGGCGAAGAAGATCGAGTAGCCCCCCCACGCCCACCGGCCGCCCGCTGCGCGAGGCAAGCTCAGTCGCGCAGCGGCAGCTCCACGGTGAGGCCGTCGAAGGCCACTTCCACCGGCCCCTTGAACGCCTCGCGCGCCTGCGTGAGCAGCCGGCCGGGGTCGGTGTCGTGGCGGCTGGACAGGTGGGTGAGGATGAGCCGCTTCGCCCCCGCGGCCTGCGCCACCTGTCCCGCCTCCCGCGCCGTGGAGTGCCGCGTCTCCAGCGCGCGCGCCTGCTCGTCGTCGGAGAAGGTGGACTCGTGCACCAGCAGGTCCGCGTCCTTCGCCGCCAGCGTCAGCGCGGGGCAGGGCCGCGTGTCGCCGGAAATCACCAGCCGCCGCCCGGCCCGTGACTCACCCAGCACGTCCTCCGGCTTCACCACGCGCCCGTCCGGCAGCGTCACCGGCTCGCCCTTCTGGAGCTTCCCGAAGGCCGGCCCCTCCGGCACGCCCAGCTCCCGCGCCTTCTCCAGGTGGAAGCGCCCCGGACGCCCGTCCTCCACCAGCACGTAGCCCAGCGCGTGGATGCGGTGGTCCACGCCCACCGCGTGCACGGAGTAGCCACCCCGGCGCACCACGTCCCCGTCCTTCAATTCATGGATTTCCACCGGGAAGGCCGTCGACTCCAGCCCCAGGTGCACGGCCTGGTGGAGCAGCCGGCGCGCGGGGGGCGGCCCATACAGGTGCATGGGGGCCGTCCGGCCCATCATCCCCAGCGTGCGCAGGAACCCGATGATTCCCAGGTAGTGGTCGGCGTGGAAGTGCGTGAAGAAGGCCGCGTCCACGGTGAAGCCCGTGCCGAAGCGCACCATCTGGCGCTGACTGCCTTCGCCACAGTCGAACAGGAGCAGATCCGCGTCCGCCTTCACCGCCAGGCCGGAGAGCCCTCGATGCAGCGTGGGCTGCGCGGCGGAGGTGCCGAGGAAGGTGAGCCTGAGAAGGGACATGCCGGCGCTTCCCACGAAGAAAGGGGCCTCCTCGCGCGCGCTCCGTTGCGTCGGGCGCGCACCCGGGGGCATTTACCAGGGTGTGAAGGGGCGTGCTATGCAGCCGGCCCTTTCGGACACCCGACATGCCTGATTCCTTGACGGTCGGCCCCACGGCCGACCCCCGCCGCGTGCGCGCCCAGGACGGCCGCCTCCTCTCCGTTCCCGAGGGCTGGGCCCTCCTCCCCCCTGGCGACGCCGGCCTGACCCGCCGCGTGAAGGCCGCCGGCCCCTCCTGGACCGTGGTGGAGAAGGTGGGCCGCAAGCTCTTCTCCCGGGGCGTCTGGGCGCCAGCGGCCCACATCGCCCACGCCCGCGCCGCCCTGGAGGGGGAGCGCGCCACCCCCGCCTACGCGAAGAAGCTGGCCCAGGGCCGTGAGCGCCGCGCCCGGGAGCAGGAGGTCTACGAGGTCGACTTCGCCAACGCCGTGCTGCGCTTCCTC
This Corallococcus silvisoli DNA region includes the following protein-coding sequences:
- a CDS encoding rhomboid family intramembrane serine protease, whose protein sequence is MIPISDDNPTLRTPVMTYLLLAALGLTWVFFQGAGLNVVTLATSICELGLVPGELTGRAPLGQAVPLGDGLACVVDHDALNRVTPLTSMFLHGSWGHLLGNVLFFWVFGNNIEDSMGRLRFLVFYLVCGLVAAAAHVAVDPTSPVPTVGASGAIAGVLGAYLVLYPRVRVNMLFILFLFIRVIPIPAWGVLLWWFVLQLITGLPQLMTLRPDVSGGVAVWAHIGGFVAGMVLIKLFENPRYTSQRTTWRHRLHPNHP
- the rnz gene encoding ribonuclease Z, which encodes MSLLRLTFLGTSAAQPTLHRGLSGLAVKADADLLLFDCGEGSQRQMVRFGTGFTVDAAFFTHFHADHYLGIIGFLRTLGMMGRTAPMHLYGPPPARRLLHQAVHLGLESTAFPVEIHELKDGDVVRRGGYSVHAVGVDHRIHALGYVLVEDGRPGRFHLEKARELGVPEGPAFGKLQKGEPVTLPDGRVVKPEDVLGESRAGRRLVISGDTRPCPALTLAAKDADLLVHESTFSDDEQARALETRHSTAREAGQVAQAAGAKRLILTHLSSRHDTDPGRLLTQAREAFKGPVEVAFDGLTVELPLRD
- a CDS encoding DUF2293 domain-containing protein; this encodes MPDSLTVGPTADPRRVRAQDGRLLSVPEGWALLPPGDAGLTRRVKAAGPSWTVVEKVGRKLFSRGVWAPAAHIAHARAALEGERATPAYAKKLAQGRERRAREQEVYEVDFANAVLRFLAFSPAWLPHAKRLAVLVAGHATPVGSGTVARTERIPIERRAEAAVIAWMRHQTTGYDDMRIQRVKGARREVRRELAEVSRAILDLHRRDTPHAPPACPLCSALLRPAPTRPSDS